A section of the Pseudomonas sp. FP453 genome encodes:
- a CDS encoding CusA/CzcA family heavy metal efflux RND transporter, whose product MFERLIQFAIEQRIIVLLAVLLMAGVGLASYQKLPIDAVPDITNVQVQINSAAAGFSPLETEQRVTFPIETAMAGLPGLQQTRSLSRSGLSQVTVIFKDGTDLFFARQLVNERLQVAREQLPSGIETAMGPISTGLGEIFLWTVEAEDGALKDDGTPYTPTDLRVIQDWIIKPQLRNVPGVAEINTIGGFAKEYQIAPDPKRLAAYNLTLNDLVTALERNNANVGAGYIERSGEQLLIRAPGQVASIDDIANIVITTADGTPIRVRNVAQVDIGREMRTGAATENGREVVLGTVFMLIGENSRSVSQAVAKKLEEINRSLPAGVVAITVYDRTNLVEKAIATVKKNLFEGALLVVAVLFLFLGNIRAALITAMVIPLAMLFTFTGMFTNKVSANLMSLGALDFGIIVDGAVVIVENAIRRLAHAQQRHGRLLTRSERLHEVFAAAKEARRALIFGQLIIMVVYLPIFALTGVAGKMFHPMAFTVVIALLGAMILSVTFVPAAIALFVTGKVKEEENLVMRTARRVYAPVLDGVMARRPLVFGLALLAIIASGVVASRMGSEFIPSLSEGDFAQQALRVPGTSLTQSVQMQQQLETTLMAQVPEILRVFARTGTAEIASDPMPPNISDSYVMLKPKEQWPDPNKSRESLIADIQRASAIVPGSAYELSQPIQLRFNELISGVRSDVAVKVFGDDMAVLNKTAEEIAETLKGLEGASEVKVEQTSGLPVLTINIDRDKAARFGLNVGDVQDTIAVAVGGRQAGTLYEGDRRFDMVVRLSDALRTDIDGLSRLLIPVPGNAAGQLGFIALSQVASLDLVLGPNQISRENGKRLVIVSANVRGRDIGSFVDEAETAILEKVKVPAGYWTTWGGQFEQLKEASERLRIVVPVALLLVFGLLFMMFNNLKDGLLVFTGIPFALTGGIMALWLRDIPLSISAGVGFIALSGVAVLNGLVMIAFIRNLREEGRLLSVAINEGALTRLRPVLMTALVASLGFIPMALATGTGAEVQRPLATVVIGGIISSTLLTLLVLPALYQWAHRKEEAE is encoded by the coding sequence ATGTTTGAGCGCCTTATCCAATTCGCCATCGAGCAGCGCATCATCGTGCTGCTGGCAGTGCTGTTGATGGCCGGTGTCGGCCTCGCCAGCTATCAGAAACTGCCGATCGACGCGGTGCCCGACATCACCAACGTGCAGGTGCAGATCAACTCGGCGGCGGCGGGCTTTTCACCGCTGGAAACCGAACAGCGCGTGACCTTTCCCATCGAAACCGCCATGGCCGGTTTGCCGGGCTTGCAGCAGACCCGTTCGCTGTCGCGCTCGGGGTTGTCCCAGGTGACGGTGATCTTCAAGGACGGTACCGACCTGTTCTTCGCCCGCCAACTGGTCAACGAGCGCCTGCAAGTGGCGCGGGAACAATTGCCCAGCGGCATTGAAACGGCGATGGGGCCGATTTCCACCGGGCTTGGGGAAATATTCCTATGGACCGTCGAGGCCGAAGACGGCGCACTCAAGGACGACGGCACGCCTTACACGCCGACCGACCTGCGGGTGATCCAGGACTGGATCATCAAGCCGCAACTGCGCAACGTCCCCGGCGTGGCCGAGATCAATACCATCGGCGGCTTCGCCAAGGAATACCAGATTGCCCCGGACCCCAAGCGGCTGGCGGCCTACAACCTGACCTTGAACGACCTGGTCACCGCGCTGGAGCGCAACAACGCCAACGTCGGCGCCGGTTACATCGAGCGCAGCGGCGAACAATTGTTGATCCGCGCACCGGGGCAGGTGGCGTCCATCGACGACATCGCCAATATCGTCATCACCACGGCGGATGGCACGCCGATTCGCGTGCGCAATGTCGCCCAAGTCGACATTGGCCGTGAGATGCGTACCGGCGCGGCCACCGAAAACGGCCGTGAGGTGGTACTGGGCACCGTCTTCATGCTGATCGGTGAAAACAGCCGCAGCGTGTCCCAGGCAGTGGCGAAAAAACTTGAAGAGATCAACCGTTCGCTGCCCGCAGGCGTGGTCGCGATTACAGTTTATGACCGCACCAACCTCGTCGAAAAAGCCATCGCCACCGTGAAGAAAAACCTCTTCGAGGGCGCGTTGCTGGTGGTGGCGGTGCTGTTCCTGTTTCTCGGCAATATCCGCGCGGCGTTGATCACCGCGATGGTGATTCCCCTGGCGATGCTGTTCACCTTTACCGGCATGTTTACCAACAAGGTCAGCGCCAACCTGATGAGCCTTGGCGCGCTGGATTTCGGCATCATCGTCGACGGCGCGGTGGTGATTGTCGAGAACGCCATCCGCCGCCTGGCCCACGCACAGCAACGCCATGGGCGTCTGTTGACCCGCAGCGAGCGCCTGCACGAGGTGTTTGCCGCCGCCAAGGAAGCGCGGCGCGCGCTGATCTTCGGGCAACTGATCATCATGGTGGTGTACCTGCCGATCTTCGCCCTCACCGGCGTGGCCGGGAAGATGTTCCATCCCATGGCCTTTACGGTGGTGATCGCCTTGTTGGGTGCGATGATTCTGTCGGTCACCTTTGTGCCGGCGGCGATTGCGTTGTTTGTCACCGGCAAGGTCAAGGAAGAAGAAAACCTGGTGATGCGCACCGCGCGCCGTGTCTATGCGCCGGTGCTGGACGGGGTCATGGCGCGCCGGCCGCTGGTGTTCGGCCTGGCGCTGCTGGCCATCATCGCCTCGGGCGTGGTCGCCAGCCGCATGGGCAGCGAGTTTATTCCCAGCCTCAGCGAAGGTGATTTCGCCCAGCAAGCCCTGCGGGTGCCCGGCACCAGCCTGACGCAGTCGGTGCAGATGCAACAACAGTTGGAAACCACCCTGATGGCCCAGGTCCCGGAAATCCTGCGGGTGTTTGCCCGTACCGGCACCGCGGAGATTGCTTCCGACCCGATGCCGCCGAATATTTCCGACAGCTACGTGATGCTTAAACCGAAGGAGCAATGGCCGGATCCAAACAAGTCCCGGGAAAGCCTGATCGCCGATATCCAACGGGCCAGTGCGATTGTGCCGGGCAGTGCGTACGAACTGTCGCAACCGATCCAGCTGCGCTTCAACGAGCTGATTTCCGGAGTGCGCAGTGATGTGGCGGTGAAGGTGTTCGGGGATGACATGGCGGTGCTCAACAAGACCGCTGAAGAAATCGCCGAAACGCTCAAGGGCCTCGAGGGCGCCTCGGAAGTCAAAGTGGAACAGACCTCCGGCCTGCCGGTGCTGACCATCAATATCGACCGCGACAAGGCCGCGCGTTTTGGCCTGAATGTGGGTGATGTGCAGGACACCATTGCCGTCGCGGTCGGTGGGCGCCAGGCCGGAACGCTGTACGAAGGTGACCGGCGTTTTGACATGGTTGTGCGTTTGTCCGACGCGCTGCGCACCGATATCGACGGGTTGTCGCGGCTATTGATCCCGGTGCCAGGCAATGCGGCGGGGCAGTTGGGTTTTATCGCATTGTCCCAGGTGGCCAGCCTGGACCTGGTGCTTGGCCCCAACCAGATCAGTCGTGAAAACGGCAAGCGTTTGGTGATCGTCAGTGCCAACGTACGTGGGCGGGATATTGGCTCGTTTGTGGACGAAGCCGAGACGGCAATCCTCGAGAAGGTGAAGGTGCCGGCCGGTTACTGGACCACCTGGGGCGGCCAGTTCGAACAGCTGAAGGAAGCCTCCGAGCGCTTGCGCATCGTGGTGCCGGTGGCGCTGCTGCTGGTGTTCGGGCTGTTGTTCATGATGTTCAACAACCTCAAGGATGGGCTGCTGGTGTTTACCGGGATTCCGTTCGCGTTGACCGGTGGGATCATGGCGCTGTGGCTGCGGGATATTCCGCTGTCGATCTCGGCGGGTGTGGGATTTATCGCCCTGTCTGGCGTGGCGGTACTCAACGGGCTGGTGATGATTGCGTTTATCCGCAACCTGCGCGAAGAAGGGCGCTTATTGTCAGTGGCAATCAACGAAGGCGCGCTGACCCGCTTGCGCCCGGTGTTGATGACCGCGCTGGTGGCCTCCCTCGGCTTTATCCCCATGGCGCTCGCCACCGGCACCGGCGCCGAGGTCCAGCGGCCGCTGGCAACGGTGGTGATCGGCGGGATTATCTCGTCGACGTTACTGACCCTGCTGGTGCTGCCAGCGCTGTATCAGTGGGCGCATCGCAAGGAGGAAGCTGAATGA
- a CDS encoding heavy metal sensor histidine kinase, with the protein MKTGSLSMRLGLTVSLMGAGLVLLLASLAYLALTHELEKLARKGLESKMEQIQHSLAQGLDARDIRARPHSLLDLVIGHDNFYLTIVGTAPDERVLLSVGAKPQVPLLTDYPHRETLGYLNWEDSDGNQVLSASSLMRLASGERVRVVLSLDRMDDQALLSAYLRATVVALPLLLLLIGMGAWWLVQRGLAPLQQFSHVAAQVTTQDLTHRLALDNLPQELRELAQGFNVMLNRLDAGVQQLSQFSDDLAHELRAPLTNLMGKAQVTLSRQRPLEEYKVALESSTEELERLSRIVSDMLFLAQVSHPAARASFVAVSLTDEARRVMELFALSAEDKHLSLTLIGDAQVQGDRLMIQRALSNLLSNAIRHSPQGGHISLRVETYAQQVSISVSNPGVGIDARHQPHLFERFYRADNSRARTEGGTGLGLAIVKSIMTLHQGQAEVRSPPGGITSFRLVFPLVAIG; encoded by the coding sequence ATGAAAACCGGCAGCCTGTCGATGCGCCTCGGCCTGACGGTCAGCCTGATGGGCGCCGGCCTGGTGCTGCTGCTGGCCAGCCTGGCTTACCTGGCCCTGACCCATGAGCTGGAAAAACTGGCGCGCAAGGGCCTGGAGAGCAAGATGGAACAGATCCAGCACAGCCTGGCCCAGGGCCTGGACGCCCGCGATATCCGCGCGCGCCCGCACTCGCTGCTGGACCTGGTGATCGGCCACGACAACTTTTACCTGACCATCGTCGGCACCGCGCCCGACGAGCGTGTGCTGCTGAGCGTCGGCGCCAAGCCCCAGGTGCCGCTGCTCACCGACTACCCGCACCGGGAAACCCTCGGCTACCTCAACTGGGAGGACAGCGACGGCAACCAGGTGCTCAGCGCGTCCAGCCTGATGCGCCTGGCCAGTGGCGAGCGCGTGCGCGTCGTGCTGTCCCTGGACCGCATGGACGACCAGGCCCTGCTCAGCGCCTACCTGCGCGCCACAGTAGTGGCATTGCCGTTGCTGCTGCTGTTGATCGGCATGGGCGCCTGGTGGCTGGTGCAGCGTGGGTTGGCGCCGTTGCAACAGTTCAGCCACGTCGCCGCCCAAGTCACCACCCAGGACCTGACCCATCGTCTGGCCCTGGACAACCTGCCCCAGGAACTGCGGGAACTGGCCCAGGGTTTCAACGTGATGCTTAATCGGCTGGACGCGGGGGTGCAGCAGTTGTCGCAGTTTTCCGACGACTTGGCCCACGAACTGCGCGCGCCGCTGACCAACCTGATGGGCAAGGCCCAGGTCACGTTGTCGCGCCAGCGTCCGCTGGAGGAATACAAGGTCGCGCTGGAGTCCAGCACCGAAGAGCTGGAGCGGTTGTCGCGCATCGTGTCCGACATGCTGTTTCTGGCTCAAGTCAGCCACCCGGCAGCCCGCGCGTCGTTTGTGGCGGTGTCGTTGACCGATGAAGCCCGGCGGGTGATGGAATTGTTTGCCTTGAGTGCCGAAGACAAACACCTGAGCCTGACGTTGATCGGCGATGCACAGGTCCAGGGTGATCGCCTGATGATCCAGCGCGCGCTGTCCAACCTGCTGTCCAACGCGATCCGCCACAGCCCCCAAGGTGGGCATATTTCGCTGCGGGTGGAGACGTATGCGCAGCAGGTATCGATCTCCGTCAGCAACCCCGGCGTGGGCATTGACGCCCGACACCAGCCCCACCTGTTCGAACGCTTCTACCGCGCCGACAACAGCCGCGCCCGCACCGAAGGCGGCACCGGCCTGGGGCTGGCCATCGTGAAGTCGATCATGACCCTGCACCAGGGCCAGGCCGAAGTGCGCAGCCCGCCGGGTGGCATTACCTCGTTTCGGTTGGTGTTTCCCTTGGTGGCGATTGGTTAA
- a CDS encoding heavy metal response regulator transcription factor, whose amino-acid sequence MRILVVEDEQKTAAYLQQGLTESGYVVDCASNGIDGLHLAAQHAYELVILDVNLPGKDGWEVLGQLRRNGSQRVMMLTARGRLDDKIKGLDMGADDYLVKPFEFPELLARVRTLLRRSEHIPQPEVFCVSDLELDPRRHRAYRGTRRIDLTTKEFALLQVLMRQTGEVMTRTQIISLVWDMNFDCDTNVVEVSISRLRAKVDDQSEIKLIHTIRGVGYVLEARP is encoded by the coding sequence ATGCGTATCCTTGTGGTTGAGGACGAGCAAAAAACCGCCGCCTATTTGCAGCAAGGCCTGACTGAAAGTGGCTACGTGGTCGACTGCGCCAGCAACGGTATCGACGGCCTGCACCTGGCCGCGCAACACGCCTATGAACTGGTGATTCTCGACGTCAACCTGCCGGGCAAGGACGGCTGGGAAGTGCTCGGGCAACTGCGCCGCAACGGCAGCCAGCGCGTAATGATGCTCACCGCCCGTGGGCGCCTGGACGACAAGATCAAGGGCCTGGACATGGGCGCCGATGATTACCTGGTCAAGCCCTTCGAGTTTCCCGAATTGCTCGCGCGGGTACGCACGTTATTGCGGCGCAGTGAACATATCCCACAGCCGGAAGTGTTCTGCGTGTCGGACCTGGAACTCGACCCGCGCCGCCATCGTGCCTATCGCGGCACCCGGCGCATCGATCTGACCACCAAGGAGTTCGCCCTGCTCCAGGTGCTCATGCGCCAGACCGGCGAGGTGATGACCCGTACGCAGATCATTTCCCTGGTGTGGGACATGAATTTCGACTGCGACACCAACGTGGTGGAAGTCTCCATCAGCCGCCTGCGGGCCAAGGTGGATGACCAGAGCGAGATCAAGTTGATCCACACCATTCGCGGCGTCGGCTACGTGCTGGAAGCGCGGCCATGA
- a CDS encoding OprD family porin: protein MHSTYYILPFSLLAALPLAAVAVEDQPEGFIEGSSVNVLARNFYFNRDDRKGQSSPTGNGYSEAWAQGFIGKFESGFTQGTVGFGLDAFAMYGLKLDSGTGRSGGKGSFGVLPVDSDNHPESGYSKFGGAAKLRVLDTVIKAGDVFPLTPVVAYGDSRLLPESFRGVTAQNTSLEGLSLQGGRLSGMSQPTESGMNKGFATFYAGEVDSPWIGYFGGDYQLNKHLSLSVYSSRLKDAWDQYYFGSAANYPLNDEVSLFGDFNYYKAVDEGKKLLGEFDNNIWSARLGVKIGAHSLAVSHQRNNGDDDFDYLRQSDSIFLNNSIQYSDFNSPKERSWMVRYDLDMQPFGIPGLSFMARYGKGTGADYSNANAVYMRRDAAGDPLTDQRRWERDIEAKYVVQSGHLKDLSLRLRQATVRSSAFESDLEEVRLIAEYPLAIL, encoded by the coding sequence ATGCACAGTACTTATTACATCCTTCCTTTTTCATTGCTCGCCGCGCTGCCCCTGGCCGCCGTGGCCGTGGAAGACCAGCCCGAAGGTTTTATCGAAGGCAGCAGCGTGAATGTGCTGGCACGCAACTTCTACTTCAACCGCGATGACCGCAAGGGCCAGTCCAGCCCCACCGGCAATGGCTATTCCGAAGCCTGGGCGCAGGGGTTCATTGGCAAATTCGAATCCGGCTTTACCCAGGGCACGGTCGGTTTTGGCCTGGACGCGTTTGCCATGTATGGCCTCAAGCTCGACTCGGGCACCGGCCGCAGCGGCGGCAAGGGCTCGTTCGGCGTGCTGCCGGTGGACAGCGACAACCATCCGGAATCCGGCTACAGCAAATTCGGCGGCGCCGCAAAACTGCGCGTGCTGGACACCGTGATCAAGGCCGGTGACGTGTTCCCGCTCACACCAGTAGTGGCGTACGGCGACTCGCGGCTGTTGCCGGAAAGCTTTCGTGGCGTGACCGCGCAAAACACCAGCCTGGAGGGCCTGAGCCTGCAAGGCGGACGCTTGAGCGGCATGAGCCAGCCCACCGAAAGCGGCATGAACAAAGGCTTTGCGACGTTCTATGCGGGAGAGGTTGATTCACCGTGGATCGGCTATTTCGGCGGTGATTACCAACTCAACAAACACCTGAGCCTGAGTGTGTACAGCAGCCGCTTGAAGGACGCGTGGGACCAGTACTACTTCGGCAGTGCGGCCAATTACCCGCTGAACGATGAGGTTTCGCTGTTCGGCGACTTCAACTATTACAAGGCGGTGGATGAGGGCAAGAAGCTGCTGGGTGAGTTCGACAACAACATCTGGAGCGCCAGGCTCGGCGTAAAGATCGGCGCCCACAGCCTGGCCGTGTCGCACCAGCGCAACAACGGCGATGACGATTTCGATTACCTGCGCCAGTCGGACTCGATCTTCCTCAACAACTCGATCCAGTACAGCGACTTCAACTCACCCAAGGAGCGTTCGTGGATGGTGCGCTACGACCTGGACATGCAGCCATTCGGCATTCCCGGCCTGTCGTTCATGGCCCGCTACGGCAAAGGCACCGGTGCCGACTACAGCAACGCCAACGCGGTCTACATGCGCCGCGATGCAGCAGGCGACCCGCTGACCGATCAACGCCGCTGGGAGCGCGACATCGAGGCCAAGTACGTGGTGCAAAGTGGCCACTTGAAAGACCTGTCGCTGCGCCTGCGCCAGGCCACGGTGCGGTCCAGTGCATTCGAGTCGGACCTGGAAGAAGTGCGCCTGATTGCCGAATACCCGCTGGCGATTCTCTAA
- a CDS encoding DUF2790 domain-containing protein: MNFYKLGLGVLAAVLSFGALAEGGGDRTFALMMERNEKVMADYAARNGKPAPEVQAYRYGMPLDIAKVVSVTPPIRSCNAVPSRMTYEDSTGKLNTIEYQVMGMCRNNGG; encoded by the coding sequence ATGAACTTTTATAAACTTGGCCTGGGTGTATTGGCGGCCGTCTTGTCGTTCGGTGCCTTGGCCGAAGGCGGCGGCGACCGTACCTTTGCCTTGATGATGGAGCGCAATGAAAAGGTCATGGCCGATTACGCCGCCCGCAACGGCAAGCCCGCGCCCGAGGTGCAGGCGTATCGCTATGGCATGCCGCTGGATATCGCCAAGGTGGTCAGCGTGACGCCGCCGATTCGCAGCTGCAATGCCGTGCCTTCGCGCATGACCTATGAAGACTCCACCGGCAAGCTCAACACCATCGAATATCAAGTAATGGGGATGTGCCGAAACAATGGCGGCTGA
- a CDS encoding flavin reductase family protein: MSPIHRRPVPLSKAYRLLNHGPTVLVSAAHNGQRNIMAAAWAMPLDFEPPKVAVVLDKSTWTRQLLEGSGTFVLQVPCVAQADLVQTVGNTSGSETDKFATYGLQVFNGEHSDAPLLEGCVAWLECRLLPEPHNQETYDLFLGEVVAAYADERVFSEGHWHFEGHDSLRTLHHIAGGNFLTIGEPITGRQL, translated from the coding sequence ATGAGCCCTATCCACCGTCGCCCCGTTCCGCTGTCCAAAGCCTACCGCTTGCTCAATCACGGTCCGACCGTGCTGGTCAGCGCGGCGCATAACGGCCAGCGCAATATCATGGCCGCCGCCTGGGCGATGCCGCTGGACTTCGAACCGCCGAAAGTCGCCGTGGTGCTGGACAAGTCCACCTGGACCCGCCAGTTGCTGGAAGGCAGTGGCACCTTTGTGCTGCAAGTGCCGTGCGTGGCCCAGGCCGATCTCGTACAGACCGTCGGCAATACCTCCGGCAGCGAGACTGACAAATTCGCCACTTACGGCCTACAGGTGTTCAACGGCGAACACTCCGACGCGCCACTGCTGGAAGGCTGTGTGGCCTGGCTGGAATGCCGCTTGCTGCCCGAGCCGCACAATCAGGAAACCTATGATTTGTTTCTCGGCGAAGTGGTCGCGGCGTATGCCGACGAGCGCGTGTTCAGCGAAGGCCATTGGCACTTCGAAGGGCATGATTCACTGCGCACCTTGCATCACATCGCGGGCGGTAACTTCCTGACGATCGGCGAGCCGATTACCGGGCGCCAACTCTAA
- a CDS encoding LysR family transcriptional regulator, with product MDLNAVRLLVRVAETRSFTRAAGDLGLTQSGLSRAISRLENELGVRLLQRNTRSVSLTPDGQMLYERCAPLLAELAEAEKLMLDRRGSPSGLLKISTPSLFGRKVVMPVIGELTLRYPELRIEAVMTDRLVDIVDEGFDALLRTGEIQDQRLIARTLAPLRWVTVAAPAYLARFGTPQSVDELKDHHCLTVRNLRSGRMVDWQFMLDGKVQDVSVEGRLIFDIGDALVDGAVGGFGIAQVMDFAVRDDLAAGRLVPVLEDFAGRSRAISLVYPPSRQYSPKLVAFAEALANARW from the coding sequence ATGGATCTGAACGCTGTTCGCCTGTTGGTCCGCGTGGCCGAAACCCGCAGCTTCACCCGCGCCGCCGGCGACTTGGGGCTGACGCAATCCGGGCTCTCACGGGCCATCTCACGCCTGGAAAACGAGCTGGGCGTGCGCCTGCTGCAACGCAACACCCGCAGCGTCAGCCTCACGCCCGACGGGCAGATGCTGTACGAGCGCTGCGCGCCGTTGCTGGCGGAATTGGCCGAGGCCGAGAAGCTGATGCTCGACCGCCGTGGCAGCCCGTCGGGCCTGTTGAAGATCAGCACGCCGTCGCTGTTCGGGCGCAAGGTGGTGATGCCGGTGATCGGCGAACTGACCCTGCGTTACCCCGAGCTGCGCATCGAAGCCGTGATGACCGACCGCCTGGTGGACATCGTCGACGAAGGCTTCGATGCCTTGCTGCGTACCGGCGAGATCCAGGACCAACGCCTGATCGCCCGCACCCTGGCGCCGTTGCGCTGGGTCACCGTCGCCGCCCCCGCCTACCTCGCCCGTTTCGGCACACCGCAAAGCGTCGATGAGCTCAAGGACCACCACTGCCTCACCGTGCGCAATCTGCGCAGCGGACGCATGGTGGACTGGCAGTTCATGCTCGATGGCAAGGTGCAGGACGTGAGCGTCGAAGGGCGGCTGATCTTTGATATCGGCGACGCGCTGGTGGATGGCGCCGTGGGCGGTTTTGGCATCGCCCAGGTAATGGATTTTGCGGTGCGCGACGACCTGGCCGCCGGGCGCCTGGTGCCGGTGCTGGAGGACTTCGCCGGGCGCAGCCGGGCTATTTCGTTGGTGTATCCGCCGTCTCGCCAGTATTCGCCGAAGTTGGTGGCGTTTGCCGAGGCGTTGGCAAACGCGCGCTGGTAG
- a CDS encoding MFS transporter, protein MLALLATAQLIIALDATIVFVALPQIGTHLDFSAQQLQWVVSAYSVAFGGFLLLGGRATDLLGKRRLYRTGQALYALASLAAVLGGSAMLLVLARAVQGVGGALLFPATLALINTHYAEGPERNRAFAVWSAASAAGLALGALLGGVLTQVWGWEAVFLVNVPLAGGCAWAARYWIPADGARAAGRNFDISGALTVTVGGTLLVFALVQGPDWGWTAPSTLGCIALAVALLGLFAWIEHRGRDPLMPLRLLAYRELRMAMVLTAVFMSSFGVQYYFLALYYQQVYGYSVLQAGLAFLPATLVCTFGIWLAERSLVRIGLRNTLVSGQLAGAVGIALVCWALPTGVGFWSLLPGIFILSVGQGMTWTAMWVAAGLGIRPGEQGVAAGMASTSQQIGGALGLAVLVSVANAGGIEWALWWSAGIALVGAVVAVGLRESSIKSNSTFEAI, encoded by the coding sequence ATGCTGGCGCTGTTGGCCACCGCCCAACTGATCATCGCCCTCGATGCCACCATCGTGTTTGTCGCCTTACCGCAGATCGGCACGCACCTGGACTTTTCCGCGCAGCAATTGCAGTGGGTGGTGAGCGCCTACAGCGTGGCGTTCGGCGGCTTCCTGCTGCTGGGTGGGCGGGCCACGGATCTGCTCGGCAAGCGCCGCTTGTACCGGACCGGGCAGGCGCTGTATGCGTTGGCGTCCCTGGCTGCCGTGCTGGGTGGCAGCGCGATGTTGCTGGTGCTGGCGCGGGCGGTGCAGGGCGTGGGCGGGGCGCTGTTGTTTCCGGCGACGCTGGCGTTGATCAACACCCATTACGCCGAAGGGCCTGAGCGCAACCGTGCGTTTGCGGTGTGGAGCGCGGCGTCGGCGGCGGGGCTCGCGCTCGGCGCCTTGCTGGGTGGCGTGTTGACCCAAGTGTGGGGCTGGGAGGCGGTGTTCCTGGTGAATGTGCCGTTGGCGGGTGGCTGCGCCTGGGCGGCGCGTTACTGGATTCCTGCCGACGGCGCGCGGGCTGCTGGGCGCAACTTTGATATCAGTGGCGCGCTGACGGTGACCGTCGGCGGCACCTTGCTGGTGTTTGCCCTGGTGCAAGGCCCGGATTGGGGCTGGACGGCGCCGTCGACCCTCGGCTGCATTGCCCTCGCGGTGGCGCTGCTGGGGCTGTTCGCCTGGATCGAACACCGCGGCCGCGACCCGCTGATGCCGCTGCGATTGTTGGCCTACCGCGAACTGCGCATGGCCATGGTGCTGACGGCGGTATTCATGAGCAGCTTTGGCGTGCAGTACTACTTTCTCGCGCTGTATTACCAGCAGGTCTACGGCTACAGCGTATTGCAGGCGGGCCTGGCGTTTTTGCCGGCGACCCTGGTGTGCACGTTCGGCATCTGGCTGGCGGAGCGCTCGCTGGTCAGGATTGGACTTCGCAACACGCTGGTCAGCGGGCAATTGGCGGGGGCCGTGGGCATCGCGCTGGTGTGCTGGGCATTACCGACGGGCGTGGGATTCTGGTCGCTGCTGCCGGGGATTTTTATCTTGAGCGTCGGCCAGGGCATGACGTGGACGGCGATGTGGGTGGCGGCCGGCTTGGGTATCCGCCCGGGCGAGCAGGGCGTGGCGGCGGGGATGGCGTCCACCAGCCAGCAGATTGGCGGGGCGCTGGGGTTGGCGGTGTTGGTGTCGGTGGCGAATGCTGGTGGGATTGAATGGGCGTTGTGGTGGAGTGCGGGGATTGCGCTGGTGGGGGCGGTGGTGGCGGTTGGGCTTAGGGAAAGCAGTATCAAGTCGAACTCAACTTTTGAGGCAATCTAG
- a CDS encoding AraC family transcriptional regulator, whose amino-acid sequence MGNPISPLDWMHRAPHASGMDRIEAYFAGFAFDPHRHDTYAIGRTLFGVQSFHYRGCMTHSLPGTTMVIHPDETHDGRASSEEGFRYRMIYVEPALIQQILGGKPLPFIPCGHTTDPRLFRASEVLLQSLDCPIDPLQEQDAMYDVAQALSEASGVITSRKSFDYIAAERAREFIHSALGRSITLDEMAEHAGRDRWALSRDFRLLFGTSPYRYLTMRRLDLVRSLLAQGQSLVNAAMTAGFTDQSHMTRQFRSTYGMPPSRWVKMLGR is encoded by the coding sequence ATGGGCAATCCCATCTCCCCCCTCGACTGGATGCACCGCGCCCCGCATGCCAGCGGTATGGACCGTATCGAGGCGTACTTTGCCGGCTTCGCGTTCGACCCCCATCGCCATGACACCTACGCCATCGGCCGAACGTTGTTCGGCGTGCAGAGCTTTCACTATCGCGGCTGCATGACCCACAGCCTGCCCGGCACGACCATGGTGATTCATCCCGACGAAACCCACGACGGCCGCGCCAGCAGCGAAGAAGGCTTCCGCTACCGCATGATCTACGTGGAGCCGGCGCTGATCCAACAGATCCTCGGCGGCAAGCCATTGCCGTTCATCCCCTGCGGCCATACCACCGACCCGCGCCTGTTCCGCGCCAGCGAAGTGCTGCTGCAAAGCCTGGATTGCCCGATTGATCCGCTGCAAGAGCAGGACGCGATGTATGACGTGGCGCAAGCCCTGAGCGAGGCCTCCGGCGTGATCACCAGCCGCAAGAGCTTCGACTACATCGCCGCCGAACGCGCGCGGGAATTTATCCACAGCGCCCTGGGCCGCAGCATCACCCTGGACGAAATGGCCGAACACGCCGGCCGCGACCGCTGGGCGTTGTCGCGGGATTTTCGTTTGTTGTTCGGCACCAGCCCCTACCGCTACCTGACCATGCGTCGGCTGGACCTGGTGCGCAGCCTGCTGGCCCAGGGCCAATCGTTGGTGAATGCGGCGATGACGGCCGGGTTTACTGACCAGAGCCATATGACCCGGCAGTTTCGCAGCACCTACGGCATGCCGCCGTCGCGTTGGGTGAAGATGCTGGGGCGCTGA